Genomic DNA from Helicobacteraceae bacterium:
CGCGACTACGATGGTCGATCCGAGAGTAAAAGAGGCGATGGAGCCGTTTTGGTGCGAAAAATACGGCAACTCAAACAGCCTTCATCAGTTTGGCATAGAGCTTAGAGGTCGTCTGCGCGACGCTCTCGATCAGCTCTACGCGGGCATAAACGCGAGCGACGAGGACGATCTGATCGTAAATGGTTGCGCCAGCGAAGGCAACAACACGGTTTTGCAGGGCGTTTATCACGAAGTGATCCGTCATAGCGTCCGCGATCATATCGTTACGACGAGCGTCGAACACCCCTCTGTGCGCGTAGCCTGTAATTTCTTGGAATCGCTTGGAGTAAAAATAACCTATCTAGCGGTGAACGAACAGGGCATAGTCGATCTTGAGAGCGTCAGGGAGGCGGTCGGCGACAATACGGCGCTAGTTAGCGTAATGTGGGCGAACAACGAAACGGGAATGATCTTTCCGATCAAAGAGATCGCCGAGATCGCCCACGCCAAAGGCGCGCTATTTCACGCCGACGCGGTGCAGGCGATAGGCAAGATCAAGGTTGACGCGCGCGAAGCGGACGTAGACTATCTGACCTTTAGCGGACACAAATTTCACGCGCCAAAGGGTGTCGGAGGGCTGTTCGTTAAAGCCGGCGCGCCTAAAGTCCGCTTAATCTACGGCGGCGAGCATATGGGCGGGCTTCGCGCGGGGACGCTCAATTCGCCGCTTATGATTGGCATGGGGCTTGCAATGGAGTTAGCCAACGAGGCGCTGCCATACGAAACTACGACCG
This window encodes:
- a CDS encoding NifS family cysteine desulfurase yields the protein MQRVYLDNNATTMVDPRVKEAMEPFWCEKYGNSNSLHQFGIELRGRLRDALDQLYAGINASDEDDLIVNGCASEGNNTVLQGVYHEVIRHSVRDHIVTTSVEHPSVRVACNFLESLGVKITYLAVNEQGIVDLESVREAVGDNTALVSVMWANNETGMIFPIKEIAEIAHAKGALFHADAVQAIGKIKVDAREADVDYLTFSGHKFHAPKGVGGLFVKAGAPKVRLIYGGEHMGGLRAGTLNSPLMIGMGLAMELANEALPYETTTVRRLKDKLEDALLTIPDVFVVGDRDLRVPNTILASARGVEGESLLWDLNKNGIAASTGSACASEDLAANPILSAIGSDEELAHTAVRLSLSRFTTEAEIDYA